A segment of the Chloroflexota bacterium genome:
TTACCATAGCGTCAATCATCGAATCTCCACGGACTTCCATAGCAAAAAGATCACTTATATTCCTCCCTGGGTCAGGGAGCATATCCCTGGCGATATTAATCATCGATGACTCTGCATCATAGGGATTGAAGTCACTATCCGGGAAGGGGATCGGCTTGCTCGCTACGATACGACCAACCAACGGGATTTGCAATAATTCGTTGATCGTGTCTACAACGTGTTCAGCAGTTGCGGTTAGCGCCTCGCCATATTGTTTGATGATACGTAAACCGCGCGAAACGCCGCGGTCGCGTTCAATATAGCCTTTTTCTTCGAGCTGGTCCAGATAATAGTTCACCACTGATGTGGATGAGAGAACGGCACGTTCCATAATTTCTCGGATGGTGGGTGGGTATCCGAATTTGGTGGAATAGCTCTCGATGATTTGGAGAACTTTGACATGTTTTTCATTCAACCCGGCTGCTTTTTTTCGTGCCATCATAAGCTTTTCTCCCGAACGGATACTTGTGTGTGCAGCACCTTATATATAGATAGAATATTTGTGCTAAGGTAATATTACTTGAACATTCGTTCTGTGTCAAGGAGAATTTTCTTGATATTGGACGAAGAAATATGGCAAATTTGCCCGCGCAGCTTGGTTGCGGTATAAA
Coding sequences within it:
- the lexA gene encoding repressor LexA, whose translation is MMARKKAAGLNEKHVKVLQIIESYSTKFGYPPTIREIMERAVLSSTSVVNYYLDQLEEKGYIERDRGVSRGLRIIKQYGEALTATAEHVVDTINELLQIPLVGRIVASKPIPFPDSDFNPYDAESSMINIARDMLPDPGRNISDLFAMEVRGDSMIDAMVNDGDIVILKKTQEAHNGEMVAIWLNDNNETTLKYFFDDGDHIRLQPANPTMDPIYINDRSTVEVHGKVVMVVRQLEAH